From Channa argus isolate prfri chromosome 18, Channa argus male v1.0, whole genome shotgun sequence, the proteins below share one genomic window:
- the LOC137103312 gene encoding proteinase-activated receptor 3, translating into MGKLCLFFLLCFSCLNDSLQQTGENNTSLVVLPVPRIFKGDLIPPVTPTKEFIPLNGTQAPISSDSHPALRLQSNSTAGYLRGPLSTRVIPIIYILLIIVGIPANVAILCALASKVRKVSSAILYWSLAVSDLFLLVSLCFKAHYHLHGNHWALGEAACRVVTACFYGNLYCSAQTLACITTKRYLAVVHPFMYKRLPKRTFTAWVTTAVWVMFGAAVLPELLIRQSYRIPELDCITCHDVLPLDNNSHMFLLYYNLIVTTLGLLVPLGVTVVFYIRIIYELNQSHFDWVMYIKASTLVFVIFLLCFSPAGVLHFLHYVQLFVNGTESLYIYFNVAVCLCCLHACLDPFLFLIMSRSSGSRLYVMGSKSKTTSISL; encoded by the exons ATGGGGAAACTTTGCctgtttttcctcctttgtttTTCCTGCCTGAACGATTCACTTCAACAAACGG GGGAGAACAACACGTCACTGGTTGTACTTCCTGTGCCCAGAATATTTAAAGGGGACCTAATCCCACCTGTGACCCCGACAAAAGAATTCATTCCCCTAAATGGGACTCAAGCTCCCATTTCTTCTGATTCCCATCCAGCACTGAGGCTACAAAGCAACAGCACAGCAGGGTACCTCCGCGGGCCCCTGAGTACCAGGGTCATACCCATCATTTACATATTGCTGATAATTGTCGGGATCCCAGCCAATGTTGCCATCTTGTGCGCACTGGCCTCTAAAGTTAGGAAAGTGTCCTCTGCCATCCTCTACTGGAGCCTGGCAGTCTCCGACCTCTTCCTCCTCGTCTCCCTCTGCTTCAAGGCTCACTACCATCTCCATGGAAACCACTGGGCTCTGGGAGAGGCCGCCTGTCGGGTGGTCACGGCCTGTTTCTATGGCAACCTGTACTGCTCGGCCCAGACGCTGGCCTGCATCACCACCAAGCGCTACCTGGCCGTAGTTCACCCGTTCATGTACAAACGTCTCCCGAAGAGGACGTTCACCGCCTGGGTCACGACAGCCGTGTGGGTGATGTTCGGGGCCGCCGTCCTCCCCGAGCTCCTCATTCGGCAGAGCTATCGGATCCCCGAGCTGGACTGCATCACCTGCCATGATGTGCTGCCTCTGGACAATAATTCTCACATGTTCCTGCTCTACTACAACCTGATCGTCACCACCCTCGGCCTCCTGGTGCCACTGGGGGTCACGGTCGTTTTCTACATCCGAATCATCTATGAGCTCAACCAGTCACACTTCGACTGGGTGATGTACATCAAGGCCAGCACCCTGGTTTTTGTCATcttcctgctgtgtttttccCCTGCTGGAGTCCTGCACTTCCTCCATtatgtgcagctgtttgtgaATGGAACAGAGAGTTTATACATCTACTTTAACGTGGCggtgtgtttgtgctgcctCCACGCCTGTCTGGAcccctttctctttcttatCATGTCCAGATCTTCAGGTTCAAGGCTTTACGTCATGGGCTCTAAAAGTAAGACCACCAGCATATCTCTGTGA